A genomic region of Pelodiscus sinensis isolate JC-2024 chromosome 1, ASM4963464v1, whole genome shotgun sequence contains the following coding sequences:
- the OLIG2 gene encoding oligodendrocyte transcription factor 2 produces the protein MDSDASLVSSRPSSPEPDELFLSARSKGSSGGFSGGTVSSSTQSDSPPELSAELRSAMSAAGVVVVDKLGFKSSSSSSSSSSSSSSKKDKKQMTEPELQQLRLKINSRERKRMHDLNIAMDGLREVMPYAHGPSVRKLSKIATLLLARNYILMLTNSLEEMKRLVSEIYGGHHAGFHPSACPGGMAAHSAQLPGHPGHPASHPVHHPILPPAAVSSASLPGSGLSAVSSIRPPHGLLKSPSAAAASAPLGSSFQHWGGMPCPCSMCQVPAPPHHHVSSMSTASLPRLATDTK, from the coding sequence ATGGACTCCGACGCCAGCCTGGTATCCAGCAGGCCTTCCTCCCCGGAGCCCGACGAGCTCTTCCTGTCCGCCAGGAGtaaaggcagcagcgggggctTCTCGGGGGGCACCGTGTCCAGCTCCACCCAAAGCGACTCCCCGCCCGAGCTGAGCGCCGAGCTGCGCAGCGCCATGAGCGCGGCCGGAGTGGTGGTGGTGGACAAGCTGGGCTTCaagtcttcttcctcctcttcttcctcctcctcttcttcctcctccaagAAGGACAAGAAGCAGATGACGGAGCccgagctgcagcagctgcggcTGAAGATCAACAGCCGGGAGCGCAAGCGGATGCACGACCTGAACATCGCCATGGACGGGCTGCGGGAGGTGATGCCCTATGCTCACGGGCCCTCGGTGCGCAAGCTCTCCAAGATCGCCACGCTGCTGCTGGCGCGCAACTACATCCTCATGCTCACCAACTCGCTGGAGGAGATGAAGCGCTTGGTGAGCGAGATCTACGGCGGCCACCACGCCGGCTTCCACCCCTCCGCCTGCCCGGGGGGCATGGCCGCCCACTCCGCCCAGCTCCCGGGGCACCCCGGCCACCCCGCCTCCCAccccgtgcaccaccccatcttGCCCCCCGCTGCCGTCTCCAGCGCCTCCCTGCCGGGATCCGGCCTCTCCGCGGTCAGCTCCATCCGACCCCCGCATGGGCTCCTCAAGTCGCCTtcggccgccgccgcctcggccCCGCTGGGCAGCAGCttccagcactggggagggatgccCTGCCCGTGCAGCATGTGCCAGGTGCCCGCGCCGCCTCACCACCACGTCTCCAGCATGAGCACAGCCAGCCTGCCCAGATTAGCCACCGACACCAAGTGA